ACACATGGTCAAATATACATGTACATTGTTTTTTACTTAAGTCACAAAATTTTATCGgtatggcagccatattggatttaaGGTTGGGGTTGGTGAGAAACCTCAGACTTTCCTAGTTGAGATTCTGACTTCAAAGGACATTTCTCTTCTTTTCTTCAAACTTTTAATTCTGAAATTTCAActtttcagtcaaaataaatcaatgacTACATTATACCAGTTATGAAGCACTAGTaaataatgacaaaaacagGTAAGAATTCCAAGTCAtgctaaaaaaatgtttttaaagttctgTCAAGATGGTAGTGTTTAGAAAAGATGGTACTCTCTGGGGAGGTACTTGTAAAAAGTCTAAAAAGGAAAGAAGTGCTTGCAACCAGTTAAATTTAATTTCACAAGTGCTGGAACTAAAAACAAATCATACCACCAAATCAAGGACGGAACAATTGCTGTGAAAATAAGCATGACGTTCACCTCAAACTGTGAAAGAGCAGAGAGAGTaggaggaggaggtgaggaAGAAGCAGCAGATGGAGTCATTAAGACCTCTTCTATGACTGGAAGGAGAACTGCCCGATATCTGAGAAGGTGGAGCAGTAGGACGTTACATACACTCTGCTCCTCCAGCATCCTGGGCCCTGTTGGAACGCTGCAGAAGGAGAAGAAAGAGGATCAACAACACAATATCATGTCAACACAAGAAGATTCAAAATTAGCCTTTAAGTTACAAACAGAGGTAAAGGTTTCCATCTAGTGGACAGAGGCATAAACAGCACTGTGCTGATAGGaacaggtcaaacactatttaaaGCTCCCAGTACTAATGCTCACTGCAGAAAGTAATCATCacattaaatcaaaataaaagtctataATTCCTTTTATCTTTTagctacattttattttcaacatgTTATTATATTGATTAGAAAAGGTACCCTTTTAATTTACTATAGGTTTAATGCcccttacacaaaataaataccAGGTTTAAATGGTGGCGGCCgagaaaaagtgaaaaaccTAAGCAGTAGCAGATGTTAGCATGGCAGACAGATCATCATGTGTTACATGACAGAGACATATGAGAGGAAATGGCTGTTTATGAAGACATTTGGGTGGCAAATATAGAGGAGTTATGGGGCTCTGACAGTGTAACTGAAGCTGTCAACAAGCATATATGTTCTAATGTTGTcatcaggggtgaaagtgagccggtacagtccggtactgcgtaccactaaaagattttgcgccggtacgcagtatctggaagagggaagaacagctgtctgctatgaagccgtcatccagaaccagttacggctgcaataATTCCCGAGCACAGAAAGAAGaccagatccgctaccaataggtaGTCTTAAACACGACTTAATCagtttataaatattgttattttcccctcattccaaatagtttctgaactgttctgctaagCTGGAGCCTCAGtgttcttgctttgcttctctcccctcggagatCGAGGCTTTAATGAACGGCCAGCGTTTAAAACGAGCATCGCTACGTTTAAtatctgtctgctcgctgctaaatactccagttaaaagcaaaaggagagaaactagttgtgtttcatgttattttgctgaattacagcaacacagtacagctcgaaaacaccgcttatgaccagagatttcacattcactacacgagagcgcatgcgcgcttacctccaaaacagagcggttgccaaggagatcgatGCGTCCGATTTAATgaactgggagattttacacaggcggtgcacagacataaaaaaccacCGCTTGCAtaaggacaggacgaacaataaatcacttaccatctacaaacttttaaataaaaacctcgaaaacaaccgaactgtcaaattttttattttttatttaaaagaaaagacggaaactgaagatgaaaagttatgaattagaaaatggtttatcattgtttcaaaCATGGCAGTTcattaacaattgaaatatatatatatatatattctacattgtcaagtgattgtAATTTCTGTCTTATACAGACACCCTACATTAAACTAAAATATTGATACGTTTTAATTAGtctgagtttggactttgctgagagagagagatctcaagggggccacagatgagagtaacaattaacacacccacacacatatatatatatatatatatacccagTATGCCCCCAGTGCCACCCCCCTAGCTCCGCCCTTAAGTACCAGCAAgagtttaaaactactttcacccctggttgTCATACAGTGTTGCTTTGCCTGATTTAAAAACTTAAACCAAGCCAAagaaaaggctttttgtgtATTAAACAGTctttattaaaatgaattaaatactAAAGTCTTCTACAGCCTTTCCCTGTAAGAAGCAAAATGAACAGCATAATTTCCAACCTTCAGAGCCGCAATTCTTTTCCAGACTTCTTATTTTCCAGTTACCCAAACCCAAACACCTGTGCCTGTGGCTACAATGAGCATGTCCACTCAGATCCAGGCCTTTATGCAATCACTAACAGACATGGGATTAACTTAAACACAAAACCACTAATATAACAAAGATCAAGGAATGACGAGTCGACCTGATATAATGACTCCTTTCTACAGTCACACAAACCTAAAATACAGCAGTGAGTTGTTGAGTGTGGCTCCGTAGAGACTCAGGTTGTTTATAGTGACGGCTCGGTTTGGTAAACAGGAAGGGAGAAGCAACGAGCAAAGTCCTGAAGACCTTGTTCATATCTGTACGCCGTTTTTCTGTGCCAAGCTCTGCGTTGCAAGCCACAGATCACACCCATTTCCTAGGAGGGGGTGAACTCAACTTCACACAACAAAGACTCAGCAGCGACGCTTTTGAACTGTGCCACACATTTAAGAGGGTGCTATCATGAGAAATAGACTGTTTATTTCTTCAGCTCAGGATCTACCAGAATTACAAACATATgtgcaaaataaacatttacctTAGAAAGTACAGCAGTCAGGTTACATGTATTTATAAAGCAACAGATATAGATGTAATTTCAACTTAAAAtatcaagaaataaaaagaaaactggcaTTAAAGCTTCAGTCATGCTGTATTTGAATTCATTTCTCCTATTACATCTTTGAGGGAAAGTGAAGCTTGATCAACATCAACTTACCGAAATATACAAGGTCCAAAGATAGTAGCTATATTTTCCACAGGCATGTGGTTGGACTGACTCTGAGAGGCCACTCTGGACAGAAACTGGATGAGGTAAGACAGAATATGGAGGTTGGAATCAGGCAGGAGGCAAAGGTTTTCTCTCAGTCTTTGGTTCAGTTCTGGCTCCAGTGCATGtcctaaaaatacacaaaaacatcaaaaatgtaTTAGTTTGCAGGCTTCACACTAACtaccctggtaaagatgtgtaaaaagctttaTGATAAACTCTTCTTTTATTGAACTAGAATATTCTTACACTAACAAATAGAAAAGCCAAATCcttaatttgaatttttttttttttttaccttaccACAAATGGCACCATTTTTTACCATCTAATGGTAATCAGTAGTTTGTACCACATTCTTTGTTAATAGGACTGCCGTTAAGAGTTCCCCAAAAACAGCAGttctcaaccctggtcctcagggcccactgtacaggtccttctcaaaaaattagcatattgtgataaagttcattattttctataatgtaatgatgaaaatttaacattcatatattttagattcattgcacactaactgaaatatttcaagtcttttattgtcttaatatggatgattttggcatacagctcatgaaaacccaaaattcctatctcacaaaattagcatatttcatccaaccaataaaagaaaagtgtttttaatacaaaaaacgtcaaccttcaaataatcatgtacagttatgcactcaatacttggtcgggaatcctttgcagaaatgactgcttcaatgtggcgtggcatggaggcaatcagcctgtggcactgctgaggtcttatggaggcccaggatgcttcaatagcggcctttagctcatccatagtgttgggtcttgagtctctcaacgttctcttcacaatatcccacagattctctatggggttcaggtcaggagagttggcaggccaattgagcacagtgataccatggtcagtaaaccatttaccagtggttttggcactgtgagcaggtgccaggtcgtgctgaaaaatgaaatcttcatctccataaagcttttcagcagatggaagcatgaagtgctccaaaatctcctgatagctagctgcattgaccctgcccttgataaaacacagtggaccaacaccagcagctgacacggcaccccagaccatcactgactgtgggtacttgacactggacttctggcattttggcatttccttctccccagtcttcctccagactctggcaccttgatttctgaatgacatgcagaatttgctttcatccgaaaaaagtactttggaccactgagcaacagtccagtgctgcttctctgtagcccaggactggggaatgtggcacctgtagcccatttcctgcacacgcctgtgcacggtggctctggatgtttctactccagactcagtccactgcttccgcaggtcccccaaggtctggaatcggcccttctccacaatcttcctcagggtccggtcaactcttctcgttgtgcagcgttttctgccacactttttccttcccacagacttcccactgaggtgccttgatacagcactctgggaacagcctattcgttcagaaatgtatttctgtgtcttaccctcttgcttgagggtgtcaatagtggccttctggacagcagtcaggtcggcagtcttacccatgattggggttttgagtgatgaaccaggctgggagttttaaaggcctcaggaatcttttgcaggtgtttagagttaactcgttgattcagatgattaggttcatagctcgtttagagacccttttaatgatatgctaattttgtgagataggaattttgggttttcgtgagctgtatgccaaaatcatccgtattaagacaatgaaagacctgaaatatttcagttagtgtgcaatgaatctaaaatatatgaatgttaaattttcatcatgacattatggaaaataatgaactttatcacaatatgctaattttttgagaaggacctgtatgtcatgtTTCAAATGGTTCCCTGATCCAACACAGCTGATTCAAGCGAGTAGCAGTAGGTCCTCTTCAGTATGCCATAAAGTGCTGCTGAAGCCTGTTAGTCATCCTTTCATTTAAGCTAGGTGTGTGGCAGCAAGAAAACACTTAAAACATGCAAGACTGTGGTTCCTGAGGACCAAAGATGAGAATCACTGCTCTATAACACCTCACAAGGCTGGACCATACAGAGAGAGGAACTTTTGACCATTCCTCCTTCCAAAATCACTCTGGATCATTCACAAAGCggaattatatttttttctgaccaAAGCAGAATTTAGCAAACTTACAAGTTTACTTTTGTTATGAAAGGACAGAAACTACTTGTTTTAGTGACATCACTCCCAACCATTTGGGGTATAAATAGTGTCTGATAGTTATTATAGAGACTATGTTACCCCAAGATGCTGCTTAGAGATCTTTTAGCTCACTTATCATCCTTCTCTCTGTGCGTGGTGATAAGTCCCTTAGTCCCTATTtcgttttagatttttaaaacaaattcagctaatttcttgtagccatttcctCTCCTATGAACATCAAAATACATCTGCCTTACTTGAATGTCATGTTCTTTTGACTTGAACAGTAGCTAGCTAGGAGTGAAAGGCATACAGCCCAGGGCAACAGGAAGTTAttgaaaaccaaataaatgttCCTTGACACTTTAATGAACctaaatttataaaatataaataattcacATCTGAAGCATAAGAAATACATAGTGATATTATATATagttaattaaaatgtaatcaaattcacaccataaaaataatttgttattttCTCAAGTACCAGTTAGGCTCAGAACGAGCTGTTTGAGTTGCGGCTCAGGAACTAAAGGAGTAGGCAATTCCCGCAGGAAGAGCTTGAGTAGAGAGGCTACAGTGGGGATGTCCCCCTCTTGTTCCAGATCCACTCTCTCTCCCTGGTCCCATTGCTGCCTCAGCTGCCTGGTTCGTGCCACAGACCCACACAAACGAAACAGACCCCTGTGGTGCAGTCCTAAAATAAGGAAAACAGACTCAGTCACTACATATGAGGATGATATCTGAgttaaatggaataaaaaatagtgAATAAAGAAAGAGTCGCACACAGCAGGGAAACTTTAAGTTGAGAGAGATGTACCTTACGTACCATTCTTATCCAAGAATTCCACCATGTCTCTTAAGACAAGAGGTATCCCAAAGACCATCTGCCCatcatcttttaatttttccaacGTAACACCGAATACACACCCTGGTGGTACTTTGGGAACTGGAACATGTGCAGGAACAGTGAGTTCTGGGCAGACCTTAGCTTTGGGCCTCAGGATTCTCACTGAAGATGTGTCGCTCTGCAGTGAGAGGAGACATCATATTACAAGGACAAACACAAGAAGTAGCTTAAAAACTTAACTTTGGCCAAATGTGCTCTAATTTGAAATCCACCTTGATTTTAGAATATACATAAACACATttacatatagaaaaaaattCCAAACATTAGCAGACTCAAATTAGCTTCTTTGCttattttttctaaagtttATCAATAGTAAAAGTACCAAGGTtcacaatggatggatggatggatgaacagaaatacaaaaagtaACAGCGTGTATAGGAATTGTACAGGTAGTAAtgatgaaaaaacattaaaaccaaaagtattataagtaatattttaaaaggtttttagtgttttgaaatatatgaaatacaaaaacattattaaaaaccaAAGTAATTTGTTGATAAAATGATTAGTATGTCAgaattttttttcattactgACCCTTAATGTAACATAAACTAACTCTTCCTAAAAAGTGATATCTGTCTTCACTACTCCAAGGTATTTGATACACGTCCAATCCGTGCCTAGCAACATCATGGCACACAGACATGATAAAACGGGCCCCGCTGAAAAAGGTAAACCTGCACTAAACAAAGTTGGACATGCTGCAAATTGACGTGGGGAAGCACCAAGTCATAGAATGACACATTAAATAGTATTTCAAGGTGAACTTACACAGAGTGAAGCGCTTGCGCCCATTTTTCAGCTCAGCGAACAGGAGTTGAAGACGGACTTTCTTCTGGTCCACATGATGCTCCGCTTACGGAAACTTTCGAAGATTTGCGACTAATTGTTGCCATGGTCTTCACATCCCGAGGGCTGGATAACAGCTAGTCAAAAAACGGTTTTAAAAAAGCAATTTGTTTTAGCTCAGTTCGTTGCTGCTAACTTCACTGGCAAATTGTTTACGTTACTAGTCACGTGGTACACGGTCGCTAAGGGAGTTGCTAAGGGAAGCAGTTGAGTGGTTCAGGATGCTCAGGTGAAACGATTTCCATCAATATTACTGTTTTACTAGTCTGGCCATTTCACGTTTCAAGGGCCTgaagcattattattattattgttatttcgGGGAAATTTAAGTTACTGTCTAAAAGGCGCATTTTACATGAGATGACAAATGGTACTTTATGAACATTGTTCCAAAGAAGTATATTCCTGTTTGGAATTCCATTGATTTCtagcctttaatttttttagattcagcagtttaaaaaacattttcctcaaatttcaaaaatgtataaataaaaatatggtgCTGGAAGGGATACTTCACTGTTATGTTGTTGCTGGCATCTGGACTAACTTAGATCAGCTCTATTTCGCAATCTACTAAAGATATAATGCTCTCACCTGTCAAATCcggacaaaaatatttttgttttggaaaaattcagaaaaaagCTTTTCCTATTAATTTTTGGCATATAAATCCGAGTTAAACATTTGAAGTTTAGTTTAACAGTtaacaaaaaattttaaaagctaAAGTCAGAGGCTAAAGGGCTGTGAAATGATCCTTTTTCAACTTTAAATCAGTGTGCATTTATCTGGGAGTTCTCTTTCAGTAACTCCAAAACTAAAACAATCGATAATACTAGAACAAAAAGCTCAAGTTATGATGTGCTAAATCAATGATaatgttatttaaattaaaaacaatgtggTGTATTTTTCAGAAATGTAGACTGTTATCTTTTAACTGATTACTTTTTCAGCCACCTTTACCCCTATACCTTTAAATAAATTGCAGCGCAACAAATCACCTTCAAATttgtaattagtaaacagaagCTTATAGGGAAAACAAACTGCTTTCTGATCAGATGGGACCAACATTGAAATTTTGGCTTACATGTAAAAAGCAACGTGTGATGCAGAAAACATACACTGCAcagcaccctgaacacaccatccccactgtacaACATggtggtgatggcagcatcatgctgtggggaagcttttcttcacataaaactgaaataacatacattgaagtctgtggctgtaatgtgacaaaatgtgaaaagttcaaaggatATCAAAATTTTGCAAAGCAGTCTCAATGTAATGTTATATCTTCTCGTTTTTGAAAGGACCAAGTAGGTTTTGCAATTCTACACTATTACATTTGGTATGAGCGAGGATAAGTAAAGGtttctgacctctgacctaaACTTATGTTTGCGAGAGTTAGGACTTCATAACAAATGCATCATGAACAGCAATACACACTTGTaccaataaaaatgtctttattggcacattttaaataaaacaaaagaactggcataaatattacaatgatgaaatacaaaaatgagAGGCTACAACATACAGTCAAATGGCTACAGTATCTTATCTGCACCTTCTAACAAAATAATGCTAAACACTAAAATCCCAAATTCAATCTCAGACCTGAAACTGGAGTCACCAAAAACATCTGTAGTGGTTTACTTAACAGCATTgagttacatttaaaataaccaCATTGATAACAAGTTTTAACAGCTCTATGGCCAGTTTTGTGCATATAAAAGTCACTAGCACATAGGGCTTTACAAACTAGGTCTAATACAAAGATATAACAATTAGGTGAACATGTGTGTCCAGGAAtgcacacaaaacaaacatacataaaCAGAGAGAGAGTGATGGAAAAGGACCAGGGAAGTCCAGGTGAATGTCTGTGAGGTCTCATGATAAGCACATACAGCACAGAGAATCAGCATGTTGGAAAATTGTCGTACATACAGCAAAATCCACCCCACCCACTGTTTCTACATGTTTTAGAATTATCTGTCTGATCCAGAAACAAGAGGTAAACTGAGCTtaaattattgtaaaacatttcaaacaaattTGACGCACCTAAAGGCCTCATGACAAAGCAAGGCCTATTCGTTGATTTAACAGGCATTATGTGATGACAGGCATTGGCTAGCATGGATCCTTTGGTTACATACCGAGTGGAACAATTGCTTACACAGACCAAAATACCAACAAATTTTACTCTTCATGAGTATCAAAAAAAGATTCCAACCTACGTATTATAAATTATCATCTACTTCAAAAAAAAAGGTGATCATATGTGCGTTTTGACACAAAATTTTACTGTTACACTTCGTGGTCTTCAGGAAATTTTCGATTTTTACCAACATTGTTCTGTTAACCTCGTAAAATGAGGTAATAAGACACATTTTCATAACAGGCTTTAGAGTCAATACTTCAAAAATATCTGTTGTAAGTGGGTTGAACCTGAGAACCTGGTATATTGAAATTTtgcagcagaaaaaaagaagaacccCAGCATATTCAGAGAAAAAAACTTTGTCTCCAGGAGTTTGTTTGGGCATAGAAACAGTCAGTGAGCAGCAGGTGCTGTGATCTTCATGAAACGTGCTTAAATTTAGGCTACTGAGGCAACTTTTTCACAGGTGAAGGTGTATTGGACTTCGGGTTTGTCATTCTCAGAGGGCCTCCTGTTCCAGCAGGGCAGACTGAGAAGAAAGAGAATAAATGCTCCCAACAACACGCAGCTCCCACTGAAGTAAAATGCCAAGTCGTATGACTGCGTCCAGTCGAAAAACCACCCTAGAAAGTGATATGAAGAAACACCATGGTCAGAACAGTCAATGAGGCTTCAGACAGGCAAGGTCTTACAACTAACACATGAAAGCTGGCAGTGTAGGACGCTTAAAACATGGATAACAGCAAGTGCCTCACCTACAACAGGGGGTCCAAGCATGATCCCAAAACCCCCGAAGAACATCAGAATGCCGTGGGCTTGTGTCAGTCTGTCTAAGCCAACAATCTTAGTGGTGATGTAAGAAGTGAGCGACCAGTTTCCAGAGAAGAAACCAAGGATGGCAGTCAGGATCTGCAGTCCAATGTAACTTTTGGTGATGGGGATAAGGAGCAGTGCCAAACCCCCTGCAAACATCGTGAAGGCGTATAAATAGATGCCGTTGATCCATTTGACGTCCACCAGGATGCCCAGCGCTAGTTTGCCTATGCAAGTGGCAATAGCTCCAATTGATACAAGAGGAATGACGCTAACTTCTTCAATGAGTCCTTCACTCTGTGCCACGTCCTCGATAAAGAGGACTGGTGGAAATGCGCCCAAGCTGAACAGGAAGATGGCAATGCAGAAAGCCACCATTTCTTGGTCCTGCAAGATCTCGTACAACGACTGCATGTACTTAGTGTAAGCCTTCTGCTTTTTCTTGATTGCTTTCATGATGGCTAACCAAGCTAGGGGACCCTCTTTCTTCTCCGTCTGAATGGACAAGTCCTTGGAATCAATGGTGATGAGCAACTCTTTCACGGTGAGAGATTTCTCTGGAGTGGTTGTTGCAGAACCCACCGCAATCTTGAGGTCATTGAACGGTGACTTCACGAAGAGCTGTTCCTCTGTGTCTCTTTCAAGGGCGGCCTTCTGTTTGAGGTAGTACCCTGGCATGTTGAGTGGCCTCATGAAACCAGAGCACGCCATGAGATTTAGTGCAATGGCTCCGATGATGAGCAAACAGCCATTCAGGCCATAGAGAACAATTAGCTCATTTTGAGCGGTGGCATAGATGAACGCCCCAACGCTGGTGCCTGCATGAGAGGAGGGAGCAAAGATTTAATTTTGGTGTAAATTAAAGCCATAGAATTTAAGGTCACAGTGCATACAAGAGATAAAGATGCACAGTCTTTCACACAGTTCTACCTTATCAACCCCAAGGGGTCAAACTTCCTGATCTATTACCAAGAAAGTTTTAAGTCT
This genomic stretch from Girardinichthys multiradiatus isolate DD_20200921_A chromosome 22, DD_fGirMul_XY1, whole genome shotgun sequence harbors:
- the LOC124859139 gene encoding monocarboxylate transporter 9-like — protein: MTSSTKVLDGGWGWAIVAASFMAQLLAYGSPQSVGVLYPEWLHTYQEGKGMTAWVGSLVAGVGLIASPICSACVDNFGARPVTIFSGVMVAGGLMLSAFAPNIQFLIFSYGIVVGLGCGLVYAATLTITCQYFDKRRGLALGIVTTGTSVGAFIYATAQNELIVLYGLNGCLLIIGAIALNLMACSGFMRPLNMPGYYLKQKAALERDTEEQLFVKSPFNDLKIAVGSATTTPEKSLTVKELLITIDSKDLSIQTEKKEGPLAWLAIMKAIKKKQKAYTKYMQSLYEILQDQEMVAFCIAIFLFSLGAFPPVLFIEDVAQSEGLIEEVSVIPLVSIGAIATCIGKLALGILVDVKWINGIYLYAFTMFAGGLALLLIPITKSYIGLQILTAILGFFSGNWSLTSYITTKIVGLDRLTQAHGILMFFGGFGIMLGPPVVGWFFDWTQSYDLAFYFSGSCVLLGAFILFLLSLPCWNRRPSENDKPEVQYTFTCEKVASVA